The Lactobacillus sp. ESL0680 DNA segment ATTTCGGTATATTTATCTGAACTCATTTTTTTGCCTCCCTATTAAATCAAAATCAGTATAAACTTATTTAGACCAATTTACAATTTTATTTTTCAATTGGTATATATCAGCAGTCTATTGGATTATACCAGTTTAAAAAATTACTTGATTTTGAAAATTTTGCGGTAATTTTCCACCTCTTGGCTCGAAGTCTTGATAGCCTTTAAGCTACGGGCAAAATCTCGACTAAAATGCAGATAAAACAGCACGTCAATTATATAAAATTGACCGGTAATTGAGTTGGTTGCCCCGACACGCACATCCGGCTCAATTGGTTTACACGTTGTCAGTGCTAACTTAGTTTTTTTGACCAAACTATTCTGCCCAAACATCGTTAACGAAATCGTAAAAATATTATTCTGATGAGCATAATCAGCCAAATAAATACATTCTGGGGTTTCACCAGAATTGGAAATTAACCACAAAGTATCCGCCTTAGTTGCATTGGCCAATTGCGCCAGCAAAACATTAATATCCTCTTCGTAAACCACGTTATAGCCAATGCGCGACCATTTTTGGTAAATATTCCTCGCAGCTAATGCAGACGCACCAACCCCAAAGACATAAATTGTCGCTGTCCTGAGTAAGCGGGCAACTACCCCTTGGCAAATGCCCTCCTGCAACAATTCCTTAGTGTGCTTCAAATTTTCAATTTCATTTTTCATCAACTTATTGGATATTTCAGTAAACGAATCATTAGCTGAAATATCCAGTTTTTCATCGGCATCCTGATCTTTTTGCCCCGCCAAATCAACCGAAATCATTACTTTCATTGCCGGATAAGATTCAATCTGCAAACTTTTCACTAGTCGCGAGACAGTTGCCGCACTGGTTCTAGAAGCTC contains these protein-coding regions:
- a CDS encoding MurR/RpiR family transcriptional regulator, which translates into the protein MNFKNRVEATRRYLTTSEAKIADYILQNPKKVVKMSINELARASRTSAATVSRLVKSLQIESYPAMKVMISVDLAGQKDQDADEKLDISANDSFTEISNKLMKNEIENLKHTKELLQEGICQGVVARLLRTATIYVFGVGASALAARNIYQKWSRIGYNVVYEEDINVLLAQLANATKADTLWLISNSGETPECIYLADYAHQNNIFTISLTMFGQNSLVKKTKLALTTCKPIEPDVRVGATNSITGQFYIIDVLFYLHFSRDFARSLKAIKTSSQEVENYRKIFKIK